Proteins encoded by one window of Deinococcus radiodurans R1 = ATCC 13939 = DSM 20539:
- the dxr gene encoding 1-deoxy-D-xylulose-5-phosphate reductoisomerase, giving the protein MSGVRLTVLGSTGSIGTQTLDVARQRGYTVGTLAAGRNLDLLAEQVREFRPALVSVDGSILAEARERLSGVRVIADPSEAAVAQADVVVNAMSGLIGLPPTRAALEAGQAVALATKEAMVTSAHLMWEAAAAGGGRVVPVDSEHTGVYQCLTGEDMGDVAELILTASGGPFRDGPADLSAVTPEQALKHPSWSMGPKVTIDSATLMNKGLEVMECASLYGLPLSQVGVVVHPQSIVHAAVRLRDGSLKAQFGPADMRLPIAYAIDAAPSGMQHPGDVRGARRGEEVGEHLGWPLLGQWEFRAPDLTRFPCLALAYRAGEAGGLLPVALNAADEVAVDAFLHGRIGFLDIPQLIERVLDETPGGALTWDSLTETDAWARARAQELCAYGVGGAGVGA; this is encoded by the coding sequence ATGTCGGGCGTGAGACTCACCGTTCTGGGCAGTACAGGCAGCATCGGCACGCAAACACTGGACGTGGCGCGGCAGCGCGGGTATACGGTGGGCACGCTCGCCGCCGGACGCAATCTGGACTTGCTCGCCGAGCAGGTGCGCGAGTTCCGGCCCGCCCTGGTCAGCGTGGACGGGTCCATTCTGGCCGAGGCGAGAGAACGGCTGAGCGGAGTGCGCGTGATTGCCGACCCCTCCGAAGCAGCGGTGGCACAGGCCGATGTGGTTGTCAACGCCATGAGCGGCCTGATTGGTTTGCCCCCCACCCGCGCCGCACTCGAAGCCGGGCAGGCGGTGGCACTGGCGACGAAGGAAGCGATGGTCACGTCGGCCCACTTGATGTGGGAAGCGGCGGCAGCGGGTGGGGGCCGGGTGGTGCCGGTAGATTCCGAGCACACCGGGGTCTACCAGTGCCTGACCGGCGAGGATATGGGGGACGTGGCCGAGTTGATTCTCACGGCATCGGGCGGGCCGTTTCGGGATGGCCCCGCCGACCTGAGCGCGGTCACGCCTGAGCAGGCGCTGAAGCATCCGTCGTGGAGCATGGGGCCCAAAGTGACCATCGACTCGGCCACCCTGATGAACAAGGGCCTGGAAGTCATGGAGTGTGCCAGCCTCTACGGCCTGCCGCTCTCGCAGGTGGGCGTGGTCGTTCATCCGCAGAGCATCGTTCACGCGGCGGTGCGATTGCGCGACGGCAGCCTGAAAGCGCAGTTCGGCCCAGCGGACATGCGCCTGCCGATTGCCTACGCCATCGACGCCGCGCCGAGCGGGATGCAACACCCCGGCGACGTGCGCGGGGCGCGGCGTGGGGAAGAGGTCGGGGAGCATCTCGGCTGGCCGCTGCTGGGGCAGTGGGAATTCCGGGCACCGGACCTGACGCGCTTTCCCTGCCTCGCGCTCGCTTACCGGGCGGGTGAGGCGGGCGGACTCCTGCCAGTGGCGCTCAACGCGGCGGACGAGGTGGCGGTGGACGCTTTCCTGCACGGGCGCATCGGCTTTCTGGACATTCCCCAGCTGATTGAAAGGGTGCTGGACGAGACGCCCGGCGGCGCCCTCACCTGGGACAGCCTGACGGAGACGGACGCCTGGGCACGCGCCAGAGCGCAGGAACTCTGTGCCTACGGGGTCGGCGGCGCCGGGGTGGGCGCGTGA
- a CDS encoding phosphatidate cytidylyltransferase gives METLSTRVLTSVIGFLIVSALVWIGWWAMLPALIAVSFFGLSEYFRMLDRNDLDVRRLSLGVFGTALIVASLPMFSEYAPWPGGSWREVVLTIAVGTLLVLEVIRPGERPLERVVYSLFGLLYIPWLLGYFMLLRYSPDGQQGLLYFALPLLATFAADIGGFFAGHFFGRRKLAPEVSPGKTVEGAIGGLAFGFVVVLVVSQLAGIWTPLQAFLYSVLVASASQLGDLSESLIKRALRTKDSGNSLPGHGGFLDRLDSLMFAVPATYFFLNISAFTN, from the coding sequence GTGGAGACCCTGAGCACCCGCGTGCTGACCAGCGTGATCGGTTTTCTGATCGTAAGTGCCCTGGTCTGGATCGGCTGGTGGGCCATGCTGCCCGCGCTGATCGCCGTGTCGTTTTTCGGCCTCAGCGAGTATTTCCGCATGCTCGACCGCAACGATCTCGACGTGCGGCGCCTGAGCCTGGGCGTCTTCGGCACCGCGCTGATTGTGGCAAGTCTGCCGATGTTCAGCGAATACGCCCCCTGGCCCGGCGGCTCGTGGCGCGAGGTCGTGCTGACCATCGCCGTGGGCACGTTGCTGGTGCTGGAAGTCATTCGCCCCGGCGAGCGCCCCCTTGAAAGGGTTGTGTACTCGCTGTTCGGGCTGCTTTACATCCCCTGGCTGCTGGGCTATTTCATGCTGCTGCGCTACTCGCCCGACGGACAACAGGGCCTGCTGTACTTTGCCCTGCCGTTGCTGGCAACTTTCGCCGCCGACATCGGGGGCTTTTTCGCCGGGCACTTTTTCGGGCGCCGCAAACTCGCCCCCGAGGTCAGCCCCGGCAAGACGGTGGAAGGGGCCATCGGCGGGCTGGCCTTCGGCTTCGTGGTCGTGCTGGTCGTCAGTCAGCTCGCGGGCATCTGGACCCCGCTGCAAGCGTTCCTGTACTCGGTGCTGGTCGCCAGCGCCTCGCAACTCGGCGACCTGTCCGAAAGCCTCATCAAGCGGGCCCTGCGGACTAAAGACAGCGGGAACAGTCTGCCGGGGCACGGTGGATTTCTAGACCGCCTCGACAGCCTGATGTTCGCTGTGCCCGCAACCTATTTTTTCCTGAATATCAGCGCGTTCACGAATTGA
- the frr gene encoding ribosome recycling factor has protein sequence MADMKSIQADTREKMNKAIEAFENNLSVLRTGRANPGILKKIVVDYYGSQMPIDQVASITTPDPRTLVITPWDRGALNPIEKAIRDSDLGLNPNNKGDTIFISLPMLTEERRKDLVKNAKNYAEDARIAVRNLRKHALDEVKKVEGLGEDEIKRGEADVQKITDEYVARVESVFQKKEQEILG, from the coding sequence ATGGCAGACATGAAATCCATCCAGGCCGATACCCGCGAAAAGATGAACAAGGCGATCGAGGCTTTCGAGAACAACCTCAGCGTGCTGCGGACCGGCCGCGCCAACCCCGGCATCCTGAAAAAGATCGTGGTGGACTACTACGGCTCGCAGATGCCGATCGATCAGGTGGCGAGCATCACCACGCCCGACCCCCGCACGCTGGTCATCACGCCCTGGGACCGGGGGGCGCTCAACCCCATCGAAAAGGCGATCCGCGACTCGGACCTCGGCCTGAACCCCAACAACAAGGGCGACACCATTTTCATCTCGCTGCCCATGCTCACCGAGGAGCGCCGCAAGGACCTCGTCAAGAACGCCAAGAACTACGCCGAGGACGCCCGCATCGCCGTGCGGAACCTGCGGAAGCACGCGCTCGACGAAGTGAAGAAGGTCGAGGGCCTCGGCGAAGACGAAATCAAGCGCGGTGAAGCCGACGTGCAGAAGATCACCGACGAGTACGTCGCCCGCGTGGAGTCGGTGTTCCAGAAGAAAGAGCAGGAAATCCTAGGTTGA
- the pyrH gene encoding UMP kinase, whose translation MFKRVLLKLSGEFLAGDNGFGISPETTAELARRIIGALDGTEVELAVVIGGGNLWRGARNGQGMDPATADYIGMLGTVMNAMALQDAMEAAGKPTRIMSAIHMQQVAEPYIRRRAMRHLEKGRVVIFGGGNGAPFFTTDTTSTLRALEIGADVVLMAKNAVDGVYDSDPRKNPDAKRYEQLTHMDVVEQRLEVMDATALTLCMDKGLPIVVFDIFEEGNLARLLRGERVGTLIQSRG comes from the coding sequence ATGTTCAAACGAGTTCTGCTCAAGCTGTCGGGCGAGTTCCTGGCAGGCGACAACGGCTTCGGCATCAGCCCGGAGACCACCGCCGAGCTGGCCCGTCGCATCATCGGGGCGCTGGACGGCACCGAGGTCGAACTGGCCGTGGTCATCGGCGGCGGCAACCTGTGGCGCGGCGCGCGCAACGGCCAGGGCATGGACCCGGCCACCGCCGACTACATCGGGATGCTCGGCACCGTCATGAACGCGATGGCCCTGCAAGACGCGATGGAAGCCGCCGGCAAGCCGACCCGCATCATGAGCGCCATTCACATGCAGCAGGTGGCCGAGCCGTACATCCGCCGCCGCGCCATGCGTCACCTCGAAAAGGGCCGCGTGGTGATTTTCGGCGGCGGCAACGGCGCGCCCTTTTTCACCACCGACACGACCTCGACCCTGCGTGCGCTGGAAATCGGCGCCGACGTGGTGCTGATGGCGAAAAATGCGGTGGACGGCGTGTACGACTCCGACCCGCGCAAGAACCCGGATGCCAAGCGCTACGAGCAGCTCACCCACATGGACGTGGTGGAGCAACGGCTGGAAGTGATGGACGCCACCGCCCTCACCCTGTGCATGGACAAGGGCCTGCCCATCGTGGTGTTCGACATCTTCGAGGAAGGCAACCTCGCCCGGCTGCTGCGCGGCGAGCGCGTCGGCACGCTGATTCAGAGCCGGGGCTGA
- the tsf gene encoding translation elongation factor Ts produces MMESIKKLREMTGAGMMDVKKALADAEGNEDKAIALLRERGIAKAVKKGDREAKEGIVRFAVDGNRAAMVEVNSETDFVARNADFQATVEKLAQAALQAKTNDVEEFKNFTVDGETVGNMVAATAGKIGENIVLNRVAYLEGQQVAGYVHSNGKIGVLVDLAGGDEAKAKDVALHVAAERPQFLTRDEVESGDIEKEREILTNKALAEGKPQQIVEKIVEGQIGKFYQERVLPEQTFVKDNSLTVAKYLGDASVNKFVRFEIGA; encoded by the coding sequence ATGATGGAATCGATCAAGAAGCTGCGCGAAATGACCGGCGCGGGCATGATGGACGTGAAAAAGGCCCTGGCCGACGCCGAGGGCAACGAAGACAAGGCCATTGCCCTGCTGCGCGAACGCGGCATCGCCAAGGCTGTCAAGAAGGGTGACCGCGAAGCCAAGGAAGGCATCGTGCGCTTCGCCGTGGACGGCAACCGCGCCGCCATGGTTGAAGTGAACAGCGAAACCGACTTCGTGGCCCGCAACGCCGACTTCCAGGCCACCGTCGAGAAGCTCGCCCAGGCTGCGCTCCAGGCCAAGACCAACGACGTGGAAGAGTTCAAGAACTTCACCGTGGACGGCGAAACCGTGGGGAACATGGTCGCCGCGACCGCCGGCAAGATCGGCGAAAACATCGTCCTGAACCGCGTGGCCTATCTCGAAGGTCAGCAGGTGGCGGGCTACGTCCACTCCAACGGCAAGATCGGCGTCCTGGTCGACCTCGCGGGCGGTGACGAAGCCAAGGCCAAGGACGTGGCGCTGCACGTGGCCGCCGAGCGTCCCCAGTTCCTGACCCGCGACGAAGTGGAGTCGGGCGACATCGAAAAAGAGCGCGAAATCCTGACCAACAAGGCGCTCGCCGAAGGCAAGCCGCAGCAGATCGTCGAGAAGATCGTCGAGGGTCAGATCGGCAAGTTCTACCAGGAGCGCGTGCTGCCCGAGCAGACCTTCGTCAAGGACAACTCCCTGACTGTCGCCAAGTACCTCGGTGACGCCTCGGTCAACAAATTCGTCCGTTTCGAAATCGGCGCGTAA
- the rpsB gene encoding 30S ribosomal protein S2: MSYISMKQLLEAGVHFGHETKRWNPKFKKFIFAERNGIFIIDLQKTLKQVDRSFDYIKDLAERGGVILFVGTKKQAQEIVELEARRTGMPYVTSRWLGGMLTNFKTMRTRIDRLNELDDLFESERINDRPKAERIQLASERERLLRFVGGIRKMNRLPDAIFVVDPTKEVIAVQEANKLGIPVIALADTDSDPDVIDYIVPGNDDAIRSIQLITHRVGDLLVEARGGHEDVSAGPVEEQSDEAQAAEQGTEGDTAQLTSSQGRS; the protein is encoded by the coding sequence ATGTCGTACATCAGCATGAAGCAGCTGCTCGAAGCCGGGGTTCACTTCGGCCACGAGACCAAGCGCTGGAACCCGAAGTTCAAGAAGTTCATCTTTGCCGAGCGCAACGGCATTTTCATCATCGACCTGCAAAAGACCCTCAAGCAGGTGGACCGCAGCTTCGACTACATCAAGGACCTCGCCGAGCGCGGCGGCGTCATCCTGTTCGTGGGCACCAAGAAGCAGGCCCAGGAAATCGTGGAGCTGGAAGCCCGCCGCACCGGCATGCCCTACGTGACCAGCCGCTGGCTGGGCGGCATGCTCACCAACTTCAAGACGATGCGCACCCGCATTGACCGCCTCAACGAACTCGACGACCTGTTCGAGTCCGAGCGCATCAACGACCGCCCCAAGGCCGAGCGCATCCAGCTCGCCAGCGAGCGCGAGCGCCTGCTGCGTTTCGTCGGCGGCATCCGCAAGATGAACCGCCTGCCCGACGCGATCTTCGTGGTGGACCCCACCAAGGAAGTCATCGCCGTGCAGGAAGCCAACAAGCTCGGGATTCCCGTCATCGCGCTGGCCGACACCGACTCTGACCCGGACGTCATCGACTACATCGTGCCCGGCAACGACGACGCCATCCGCAGCATTCAGCTCATCACCCACCGCGTCGGCGACCTGCTGGTCGAAGCGCGTGGCGGGCACGAAGACGTGAGCGCAGGCCCCGTCGAAGAGCAGAGCGACGAAGCCCAGGCCGCCGAGCAGGGCACCGAAGGCGACACTGCGCAGCTCACCAGCAGCCAGGGCCGCAGCTAA
- a CDS encoding ATP cone domain-containing protein: protein MPAPILRIGTPQHAMPFSRGLVAESLMNAGATTAQASALSRRIEQELRAGRRTLFSPLELQRLMAEAAQDTLGEEVAGQVIRQTPAFVDIMVRAKRGDLPFSRGVLARTLEDAGLSGREAYSVASAVDLELRQRGLQEIGVRELDQIAEHTLAKIYGEHLRLTYRYLQQNRGKLGVISEEDGMPAPFSKGLLVQSLLAAGVAPDVARKVARVTQRDLRGSDDRLVRRAQIREKVEALLRDEVGPDVSARYRLLRVIRTPPRPLIVLLGGVSGTGKSLLAAEIAYRLGISRVASTDSIREVMRAMVSPALLPTLHASTFNAWEALVPPGQTRPAHPTREELLAGFRDQVQQVSVGLSAVVRRSIQEGTSLVLEGVHLVPGYIEPAAFQGALLVPMLVGLPDEEEHRRHFESRDTETAASRPLHRYMRYFEEIRTMQDELKRLARQYDVPMLDSETLDESADRAVELVLRQVMVALTPEEREAALGEEMAAQLLS, encoded by the coding sequence ATGCCTGCGCCCATTCTCCGTATCGGTACGCCCCAACACGCCATGCCCTTCAGCCGGGGGCTGGTGGCCGAATCGTTGATGAACGCGGGGGCGACGACCGCGCAGGCGAGTGCGCTGTCCCGGCGCATCGAGCAGGAACTGCGGGCGGGGCGGCGCACCCTGTTCTCACCGCTCGAACTTCAGCGGCTGATGGCCGAGGCCGCGCAGGACACGCTGGGCGAAGAGGTGGCCGGGCAGGTGATACGCCAGACACCCGCCTTCGTGGACATCATGGTGCGGGCCAAGCGCGGCGACTTGCCATTCAGCCGGGGCGTGCTCGCCCGCACCCTGGAAGACGCCGGACTCAGCGGGCGCGAGGCCTACTCGGTGGCAAGCGCGGTGGACCTCGAACTGCGGCAGCGCGGCTTGCAGGAAATCGGGGTGCGGGAACTCGACCAGATCGCCGAACACACGCTCGCCAAGATTTACGGCGAACACCTGCGGCTCACCTACCGTTACCTGCAACAGAACCGGGGCAAGCTCGGCGTCATCAGCGAGGAGGACGGGATGCCAGCGCCCTTTTCCAAGGGGCTGCTGGTGCAGTCGCTCCTCGCCGCCGGAGTCGCCCCCGATGTGGCCCGCAAGGTGGCGCGGGTGACGCAGCGCGACCTGCGCGGCTCGGATGACCGACTGGTGCGCCGCGCCCAGATTCGCGAGAAGGTGGAGGCCCTGCTGCGCGACGAGGTGGGCCCGGATGTCAGCGCCCGTTACCGCCTGCTGCGCGTCATTCGCACGCCGCCCCGGCCCCTGATCGTGCTGCTCGGCGGGGTCAGCGGCACCGGCAAGAGCCTGCTGGCCGCCGAAATCGCCTACCGGCTGGGCATTTCGCGGGTGGCGAGCACCGACTCGATTCGCGAGGTGATGCGGGCGATGGTCTCCCCCGCGCTGCTGCCCACACTGCACGCGAGCACCTTCAACGCGTGGGAAGCGCTGGTGCCCCCCGGCCAGACGCGCCCAGCGCACCCTACGCGCGAGGAGCTGCTGGCGGGCTTCCGCGACCAGGTGCAGCAGGTCAGCGTGGGCCTGAGCGCCGTGGTGCGCCGCTCGATTCAGGAAGGGACCAGTCTGGTGCTTGAGGGCGTGCATCTGGTGCCCGGTTACATCGAACCCGCCGCCTTTCAGGGCGCGCTGCTGGTGCCGATGCTGGTGGGCCTACCCGACGAGGAGGAGCACCGCCGCCACTTCGAGTCGCGCGACACGGAGACCGCCGCGAGCCGGCCCCTGCACCGTTACATGCGGTACTTCGAGGAAATCCGGACCATGCAGGACGAACTCAAGCGACTCGCCCGGCAGTACGACGTGCCGATGCTCGACAGTGAGACGCTCGACGAGAGCGCGGACCGGGCGGTTGAGCTGGTGCTGCGGCAGGTGATGGTGGCGCTCACCCCCGAGGAACGCGAAGCCGCGCTGGGCGAGGAAATGGCGGCGCAACTGCTGAGCTGA
- the ilvB gene encoding biosynthetic-type acetolactate synthase large subunit: MTGAKALWATLAGHGITTVFGYPGGAIMPVYDALTFYPEVRHILARHEQGAIHAAEGWAKATGEIGVCMATSGPGATNLVTGLADAMLDSVPLLAITGNVAQHLMGTDAFQEADITGITMPITKHNYVVRDVDELPRVIAEAIRIARSGRPGPVLVDIPKDVQLAAFAGDIPTPHTRPQAPEASAESIASARELLRNAKKPVLVMGGGSLDASAELTALAHAWGLPVITTLMGLGAYPASDPLWLGMPGMHGSVAANRAISECDVLLAVGMRFDDRVTGRVSGFAPHAQIIHVELDAAEIGKIVRTHLPIRSDAKTAARQLAEGAEKLELGEWLSQIEEWKGRAVPPQQWGAAYAVGQVTARLRPDDILSSDVGQHQMLAAQLARFEKPRRWLNSGGLGTMGFGFPAAIGAALAEPGVVSMVVAGDGGFQMTAQELATLKMYDIRNVKICIINNSYLGMVRQWQELFHGKRYSEVWLGDSNPDFVKLAGAYDVPAYRASSAEELPAAIDAWLSDPKSSLLEVVVPHEHGVFPMVPAGAALHEMMETEPVRTDISAEATEVNEATWQEMTEQEAEEMNQG; the protein is encoded by the coding sequence ATGACCGGCGCCAAAGCGCTGTGGGCGACTCTGGCGGGGCACGGCATCACGACGGTGTTCGGCTATCCCGGCGGGGCGATCATGCCGGTGTACGACGCGCTGACCTTTTACCCGGAAGTGCGCCACATCCTCGCCCGGCACGAGCAAGGCGCCATTCACGCCGCCGAGGGCTGGGCCAAAGCGACCGGTGAAATCGGCGTGTGCATGGCGACATCTGGCCCCGGCGCGACCAACCTCGTCACCGGGCTGGCCGACGCGATGCTCGACAGCGTGCCGCTGCTGGCGATCACCGGCAACGTGGCGCAGCACCTGATGGGCACCGACGCCTTTCAGGAAGCCGATATCACCGGCATCACCATGCCAATCACCAAGCACAACTACGTGGTGCGCGACGTGGACGAGCTGCCGCGCGTGATCGCCGAGGCCATCCGCATCGCCCGCTCGGGGCGTCCGGGGCCAGTGCTGGTGGACATTCCCAAAGACGTGCAGCTCGCGGCCTTCGCGGGCGACATTCCCACCCCGCACACCCGCCCACAGGCGCCCGAGGCCAGTGCCGAGAGCATCGCGTCGGCCAGAGAACTGCTGAGAAATGCCAAAAAACCCGTGCTGGTCATGGGCGGCGGCTCGCTCGACGCCTCGGCGGAACTCACTGCGCTCGCCCACGCCTGGGGCCTGCCGGTCATCACCACGCTGATGGGCCTGGGCGCGTACCCGGCGTCCGATCCCCTCTGGCTGGGGATGCCGGGGATGCACGGCTCGGTGGCGGCCAACCGCGCCATTTCCGAGTGTGACGTGCTGCTCGCCGTCGGGATGCGCTTCGACGACCGGGTGACGGGCCGGGTCAGCGGATTTGCACCGCACGCGCAGATTATTCACGTCGAACTCGACGCCGCCGAGATCGGCAAGATCGTGCGGACCCACCTGCCGATCCGCAGCGACGCGAAAACTGCCGCCCGGCAACTCGCCGAGGGCGCCGAGAAACTCGAACTCGGCGAGTGGCTTTCCCAGATCGAGGAGTGGAAAGGACGGGCGGTGCCCCCGCAGCAGTGGGGCGCGGCCTACGCGGTGGGACAGGTCACGGCCCGGCTGCGGCCTGACGACATTCTCAGCAGCGACGTGGGCCAGCACCAGATGCTCGCCGCGCAGCTCGCCCGCTTCGAAAAGCCCCGGCGCTGGCTGAACTCCGGCGGGCTGGGCACCATGGGCTTCGGCTTTCCGGCGGCCATCGGCGCGGCGCTCGCCGAACCCGGCGTCGTCAGCATGGTGGTGGCGGGCGACGGCGGCTTCCAGATGACCGCGCAGGAACTCGCCACGCTGAAGATGTACGACATCCGCAACGTCAAAATCTGCATCATCAACAACTCGTACCTCGGCATGGTGCGGCAGTGGCAGGAGCTGTTTCACGGCAAGCGCTACTCCGAGGTGTGGCTGGGCGACTCCAACCCCGATTTCGTCAAGCTGGCGGGCGCCTACGACGTGCCGGCCTACCGCGCGAGCAGCGCCGAGGAACTGCCCGCCGCCATCGACGCCTGGCTGAGCGACCCCAAGTCCTCCCTGCTGGAAGTGGTCGTACCGCACGAACACGGCGTGTTCCCGATGGTCCCGGCGGGCGCGGCGCTGCACGAGATGATGGAAACCGAGCCGGTCCGCACCGACATCAGCGCGGAGGCCACCGAGGTCAACGAAGCCACCTGGCAGGAAATGACCGAGCAGGAAGCCGAGGAGATGAATCAGGGATGA